The sequence gTATATAGTTTGTTTCTTACAGTGTCGTCCCTAATAAAATGGCTAGTCAGACTTGGCTCATgcgacactctttacttcccaAACTCCTATCTGTAATGCCAAGCGCCTGGTAGCTACAAGCTAACCAACGGGCCGCAACAGAAAGAGCTCCAAAGGGGCTCATCCTCTGACCTTCTGTTTACGAGGCGGATGCCTTGACCACTGGGCCGAGTGGATCGGTATATTACAAGTACTTCGTGTCTTGTTTTGACAGAAGGAGACGGTTCTGTTCATGGCCTGGACATCTCTGACGAAATGGTCAGAAGAACGGCGAGACGCTTCCAAAAGGAAATCAAGGACAAAAAGGTCAACATCTGCATTGGAGACGTGGCATCCATGCCTTATGAAGACAACACATTTGACAGAGTATTCCATACAAATTCTTGCTTCTACTGGCCAGATATGGATGAAGCAGCCAAGGAGATCTACAGGGTGATGAGAAAAGACAGCGTCATGGTTACAATAGTGATGCCTGATGAGCTAAATATGGCAGTGAAAAAAGGAGCGCTGAAATATGGAGACCCAGATCAAACACGCTATATTGACGCCCTGAGGAAAAATAACTTTGTTGATGTTCAAGTACAGGATTTTTATGACGCAGAGGATTGCCTGTACCCATGGTACCAGGCGACGTTTGCCTATGcgaagaagaaatgaaacttTCTTTATTATATCATGTTTAGGCAACGCCAATTTAATATTTTGGATAGCGGCCTGAAAGAACCTATCCGCTGAATGTGGGGAAACTAACTTCACACCACCCACCAGCCAGTGCCAAAAGTCACGTGTTGATACTAACACAAATTTTATAGAGAAAAACTCTTGTCTGGTTTGAATTTCAATGATATAGAAAACGTAAGTTTTACCCCATATCACCAacaagttggtgttggtgtttttAGGTATTTTAATTGGCCGCAGCAATGGGGAATAGAACTGTGATGGGCACATATTTAATTATTATATAAAAGCCCTACTCATAATTCATAAGCCCCAGCCCCTCATTTATTCCAGGCTTTAGCTAATTATATGTAAAAGATGTCGAAGCTGAATAAAAGTAAGATAGAAATAGCATTAACATCCTTTATGTATATGGGCCACTCTGTGTGCAAGTCCAGTGTAAAGGCCTCTGTATCGACTGGAGGCCAACAATATCCAAATACAGTTTTTTATGACCTATATATTTTTTAGcgatttttaaacattttgattCTAGAACAGACCACCTGGTAATATTGATCCAACCACTTAATGCTCTGCCGCTTCTTTTATGCCTGTGAGTGTTAGGTGAGTAACCTTAACGTACTTAAACAAATTCCGTATGGTCTTATCTACCCattcaaatacagtagaatctccTTTGGTCATTGAAGACCAAGTCACACCGGTCTGCAGGGATGAAAACTAAGTTGGCGGAGAAGGACGAAAGTCATGTCAACAGCCGACTGTAGTTCCGTAGTCAATGAAGTGATAAAATACTATAACAAAAGAGTATCACTGGTATATTGCGTAACCCTGGATGCAAGCAATGCTTTTGATTGTGTGCACTTTGTGAAGCTATTTCGAAAGCTGCTTTGTAGAGGAATATGTCCATTAATAGCACGGTTTTTAGCATACACGTATACAAATCAACAGATTAGCCTAAAGTGGGCAGATAATGTATCAACTCCGTTCACCGCCACAAATGGGGTTAAGCAAGGTGGTGTGTTGTCACCGATACTATTTAATGTGTATTTAGATCTACTCATAGtaaggctgaaagggtggatgtcgtcctgggtgccgacaaatggtacccaggttcgagatcgactggacaataagcgccctgggtgccattacactagaaaAACAGCACCcaacttcttcttctacactttttctatacctacaaccgaggttggcccaacgctcacggaggtcacgtgtcacgataaccataataaaaataaaaataaaaatacgcagcaaatccattcattttgtcatcacacaatttttcattcccTGGATATACTCCTCCttcataccttttctgaataaatcatccgaaatgtgctttcaaagacctataggcctaaacgcgtttttttctgtttatctgttctttttatttcgcgcactgctaatgccgcaagtaccacggcgcgagataaaacgaaattgcaagaaacgtcctcgtccctaagatccgtaagccaggcaaaaagaagctgggtgctgtttgtctagtgtaatggcacccagggtgcttattgtccattcgatctcgaacctgggtaccatttgtcggcacccaggacgacatccaccctttcagctgtACTGTAGTGTTACCGTGCATGTTGCAATAATCAGCCTCATGTTGCTCTAGCTAGCACTGCATGGTGTAATGTAGTGTATcctaccagtaggcctatcgtGCATATTGCAATACTCAGCCGCATGCTGCTCTAGCTAGCACTACATGGTGTAATGTAGTGTAtcctaccagtaggcctaccatgcacGTTGCAATACTCAGCCTCGTGCTGTTATCATCTGAGTCATAACTGTCTAATTGACTTAGGAGGTTCTTCAGCTACAATCTGGTGAAGAGTCTGAGACTGAGGAATCCATGTTGGCAGTGGCAGTGTGTGCACATGAAGCACATGGTTGGAAACGTAAGGGAACTGGGCTAtccatccaggcggtggtgatccatgagtcaaAATCCAGTAAATCCAGCCGTCCAGTGATCCAGTTTTTTCGAATACCTGTCAAGGACCAAGTTGGATCCAACCTTGTCTAGTATAAACTATCCAGATAAAAACACTTGCAATCATGTTATGTCACTGATGTCGATGatgactttttggctcaccgtaggagaGTCTATAGgtgcaatactgcagtgtccgtcgtctgcacatttcttaacccatAGAACTaggaacttaaaactttgtacacaggacccccaaggtcaggtgacctctatCTGAAacgaattttggtccgatctgattctcgactttgccaccagggggccaaatctaacaaatttagaagtgcgatatctcgcttattacatgtattagtgactttttttcgatgatatttttgtagtaggtactccgagcaaggatacatcacatatcctatgggttttcgatgatatttttgtagtaggtactccgagcaaggatacatcacatatcctatgggttttcgatgatatttttgtgg comes from Lineus longissimus chromosome 15, tnLinLong1.2, whole genome shotgun sequence and encodes:
- the LOC135499647 gene encoding phosphoethanolamine N-methyltransferase 2-like isoform X2, whose translation is MWNRLVQTMLIERMYGIDRIARNFSRPESGIFGAIISYLLKKANLPSERNAVKHLDVRPNHTVLEIGFGLGYGIQHVLDIIKEGDGSVHGLDISDEMVRRTARRFQKEIKDKKVNICIGDVASMPYEDNTFDRVFHTNSCFYWPDMDEAAKEIYRVMRKDSVMVTIVMPDELNMAVKKGALKYGDPDQTRYIDALRKNNFVDVQVQDFYDAEDCLYPWYQATFAYAKKK
- the LOC135499647 gene encoding phosphoethanolamine N-methyltransferase 2-like isoform X1; this translates as MLRRLINACECQQFAFDMWNRLVQTMLIERMYGIDRIARNFSRPESGIFGAIISYLLKKANLPSERNAVKHLDVRPNHTVLEIGFGLGYGIQHVLDIIKEGDGSVHGLDISDEMVRRTARRFQKEIKDKKVNICIGDVASMPYEDNTFDRVFHTNSCFYWPDMDEAAKEIYRVMRKDSVMVTIVMPDELNMAVKKGALKYGDPDQTRYIDALRKNNFVDVQVQDFYDAEDCLYPWYQATFAYAKKK